CGACGAAGAACACATCCCGCACGCCACGGTTCTTCAGATCCACCAGGACACTCATCCAGAACTTGGCGCCCTCGCCACCGGAGCCGGACCACAACCCCAGGACGTCTTTGTGGCCGTCCACGGTGACCCCGATGGCCGCGTAGACCGGCCGGTTGGCGACCTGGCCGTCACGGACCTTGACGACGATGGCGTCGATGAACACGGCCACGTAAACGGCATCGAGTGGCCGGGTCGACCATTCCGTCATCTCCGCCACGACTTTATCGGTGATCCGCGAGATCGTCTCTTTCGACACCGACGCACCGTAGATCTCCGCAAAATGCGCGGAGATCTCCCCGGTCGTCATTCCCTTCGCATACAACGACAACACGATCTCGTCGACCTCGGTCAGGCGCCGTTGCCGTTTCTTCACGATCTGCGGCTCGAACGTCCCTTCCCGATCTCGCGGCACGTCGATACGCACCTCACCGGCCGCATCCGAGATCACCGTCTTGCCGCGGCTGCCGTTGCGCACATTTGTCGACTCACGCTCCGGCGATGCCTGGTTCTTCGCATGACCGAGGTGTTCAGTCATCTCCTCGTTCAACGCGGTCTCGAGGACATTCTTGGTGAACAGCTTCAACAAGCCGTTCGGACCGGTCAGTTCCAGCCCGCGCGCCTTCGCCTCGGCCACCATCGCCGCCGCAGCGGCCTGCTCCGGCGACAGCTGCCGCCCGTCACCCTCGATCTTCTTCCGTGGACTCACAACGTTCGATGTCATCACTCACGGTGCCCATCCCGCCAGGACTTCAGCCCGGCGTGTCGGGCCGGAAACACCCCTCGTGGCACAGTCCCCCGTCGACGAGCAGGTCGGCGCCGACGGTGAAGCGGGACTCGTCGGAGGCCAGGTACACGACGGCCTTGGCGACCTCCTCGGCCTCGCCCAGGCGTCCGAGGGGGATGCCGGCACGGATGCTCTCCATGACGCTCCGGTAGTGGTCGGCGGGAATGTTGTCGTAGAAGGGAGTGGCGATCGGGCCGGGGCTGATCGCGTTGACCCGGACACCGTGCGACTTGAGCAAGTCGGCGTTCCAGGAGCGCATCAGCGCGGACACCGCGCCCTTGGTCGCGGCGTAGGCGTTGGCGGCGGCGGCCGCGGTGTGGGCGCTGGCACTGGAGTTCAGCACCACCGAGGCCGGGTTGTTCAACACCGGGATCAGGGCCTGCATCAGGAAGAAGACACTCTTGACGTTGACGTCGAACAGCCGGTCGAAGCTGGCCTCGTCGTGCGCTTCCATCGGCCGCCAGTCAGACACCCCGGCGTTGAGGAACGCGATGTCCAGGTCCCCGAACCGGTCCCGCACCGTGCGGGCGAGGTCGCGCTGCGCGGCCATGTCGGCCGCGTCGGCATGCAGCACCAGGGCCTGGTCGCCGAGTTCGACGCGGGCCTTGTCGATGTTCGCCGGGGTGACCCCGGTGACGATCACCTGCGCACCCTCGGCCAGGAACTGCTTGGCGGTCTCCAACCCGATACCGCTGGTGCCACCGGTGATGAGAGCGCGCTTGCCTGCCAGTCGTGACATGAGAGAACTCCAAGATGCGTGGAATCGATCTGCCGGCTGAACCACCGACGGGGCGGGCCGGGCGGCAGAGGACCTCGATCGCGGCCGCCTTCGGTCCGGCGAGTTCCAGCGTGCCGGGCGCCACGGCATTCACCCAGGCCACGGACTTGCGTACGTCTGCTGGTCCTACTACTGGCAGGATCAGGCTGAGCTGCCCACGTCCGGGGATACTCGGGTGATGGACGCACGCCCCGAACCGGTGCCCGCCCCCGGCACGGCCGCTTCGAGCCCGCGCGCCGAGCTCAGCGAGTTCCTGCGTTCCCGGCGGGCCCGGCTACAGCCGCAGGACGTCGGGCTGCCGGATTTCGGGCGGCACCGCCGGGTACCCGGGCTGCGCCGCGAGGAACTGGCGCAGCTGGCCGGGGTATCGGTGGCCTACTACACCCGCCTGGAACAGGGTGACGGGCGCAACGTCTCCGCCGAGGTCCTCGACGCCATCGCCCGCGCACTGCGCCTCGACGACGCCGAACACGCCCACCTCACCCACCTCGCCAAGCCGAAAGACCGGCGGCCGGCGGCCCGCCGACAGCAGGTACGCGGCACGGTACGCACCCTGCTGGACGCCATGGACGGCATCCCCGCGATGGTCACGGGCCGGCGCTCGGACATCCTGGCCTGGAACCGGATGGCCGCGGCGCTGTTCGGTGACAGGTCACACCTGCCGGAGCAGGAACGCAACTGGGCGCGGATCCTCTTCCTGCAGCCCGACTACCGTGACCTGTTCATCGACTGGCACAAGAAGGCCGTAGACACCGTCAGCCAACTGCGCATGGACGCCGGCGCCCACCCGAACGACCCCCTGCTGGCCGCCCTCGTCGGTGAACTGTCCGTCAAGAGCGAAGAGTTCCGGCAACTGTGGGCCACCCACGACGTCAGAGGCAAGTGCCACGGCCGCCAGCGCCTACGTCACCCCCTCGTCGGGGAACTCGACCTGCACATCGACACCTTCGTCACCGGCGACCCCGACCAGACGCTGCTGACCTACCACGCCGCACCACAATCGCCCTCGGCAGCCGGTCTGCGCCTGCTGGCCAGCTGGGGAACCGACGCAACCCAAGCAGGAATGGAATCCTCCCGAACGTAGCCGGCCGCCACGCAAACAGCGCTGAAGCGATCGCCGCGGCAGGCGGCGTCAGCCAACACTCGCGACAACGCGCATGGGCACCGAACCCGACACCGACAGCCGCCTTCTACCGGTGGCACCCGGCAACAGTCCGGAACCCGGAGCCGGCCATGAGCTGGAACGTCAGATCTGCCATCTCACCGCCCTCGGCCACGACGACGCGATCGAAAACCTAGGACAATCTGGCCACACCGACGGGCTGTGGCCGGTCGCGCAATCCGGGAACCGGTACGCCGCCGCCGTCTTGACTGGAGCGCTGACTGAGGGCGACGCGGACGGGCTCCGAAGGTTGATCGCGGCCGGCTCCTATGTAATTGCGGCCAGAGTTTCGCTCGCCTGTGTTCGTAATTGGTCAAGCGCGTCGGGGAGGCCGATTCTCGTCAAACCCATGACGTGGTCAATCCTTTCCGCGATCTCGATCGCGAATGGCTCGCCGATCTCGCGGGCGCGGACGGATGCGTATGATTCGATTCGCTGCGCTTTTTGGAGATCACCTTGAAGGAGTGTGAGGTAGAGCAACTCCTCCTGTCGGTACATGTTGTCGGGAGCGCGTCTGCTTCTTGGTTCGACAATGTCGAAGTATCCGCTGACGTTGCCCCTCTTCCTGAAGTGCGGCAGCGCCTCGTCCCTGATGTCCGCCAGCACGCGTTCCATGACGGGGCCCGCCTCGCTGATGGTGGTCGGCGCCGTCGGGTAATCGCCGCGGTGGGAAAGCGGCATGGAATCGATGCCTCCGGGCTTGGAGGCTGGAATGGGTAGAAATTGCACCAGGCGTACCACTTGAAACCAGGTTGCCGTCTTCGGTTGCCGCGGCCACAGCGCGCAGATGAACCAGTCATTCGGCTGGTGGTACAGAAGCGTCTTCGAGGTGCGCCAGTCATCTCCGAGCTGTGGCTTGAGGAAGCGTTCCGCGCAAGAACGCCACAGTGAGCTTCTCACCGGCGACTCCTTTGTCCGGGCCTGCCGCGCCGTGCACGGTCAGCGATGCGGTTCTTGCGCTCCGGAATGGTGTGCGGAATCGAACCGGCTGTAGCAGGTTTCCCAGGGCCCGAAACGGTACGGTATCCGCGCCGTTCTCCGTCCGCCACAGGATCCCGGTGATCACCTGACGGTGATCACGCCACCGCCCACCACGCTGCGGATCGGTATCCGGTGACAGCGGCGCGAGCTTCCGCCAATCCTCGTCCGTGAGATCACCAGCCACACAACGACAACGATGGATCGCCACCGAAGGTGATGATCCATTAGACCCCGCCTAGCACGTGAGCTTGATGACCGGGATGTCGGTGCAGCCGATGGGGAGAGTCTCTCGTAGACGGCGCCGGGCTGGGCTCGGCACCGAGAGCTCCATCACTCGATGGCCGGAAGATGCGTCCGCAGTGCCCGCTCAAGGGTCTCGGTGATGCGTGCTCGACGGCAGTCGCGTCGGGAGTTCTAAGCTGACCGGCATGTACTCGACGCGGATTTCCGGGCACGTCGACGCGGCACCGGCGGTGGTCTACCGGGCACTGACGGACGCGGACGCGATCGCGGCGTGGCGGGTGCCGGTGGGCATGCGCGGGCAGGTGCACGAGTTCGAGGCGCGCGAGGGCGGCCGGTTCCGGGTGTCGCTCACCTACGAGGTGCCCGGTGGGACCGGCAAGTCCACCGCGCGGACCGACACGTACCACGGGCGTTTTCTGCGGCTCGTCCCGGACGAGCAGGTCGTCGAGACCATGGAGTTCGAGACCTCGGACCCGGCGATGCGGGGCGTGATGACGATGACCACCACGCTGACCGCGACCGCCGGCGGCACCGAGGTGACGATCCTGCACGAGGGCATCCCGGACGCCGTCTCGCCGGAGGACAACGAGACCGGCACCCGGATGGCCCTCGACAACCTCGCCCGGTACGTAACCGGCCCCACGACCTGACCGGCGCCGGTCCCGCGGCCGATCCGGACCGGCACTCCGGCCGTTGTACGAACGCCGCCGGTCACGGGGACCGGGCTCAGGCTGCCGCCTGCCGCTTGTCCCGGGTGCTGCCGAGCTTGGAACCCAGCGATCGCTTGATGGCCAGGTCGACGTGATAGCGCTGCATGACGGCCGCGGTCAACGACTCCGGGGACCAGCAGCGGGCCAGCTCGTCCGGCGTCCACTCCGGGCTGTCACACAGTGACAGGACACCCAGAATCGTCTCTACCAGCGCTTGCTCGAACCATTCTTGTACCACCTCGGTGATCTGGCTCCGAGCGCCTGGCGTGTCCGCGTACTCAGCGCACCACCGCTCGATCATGTCAGTGAAACCGCGGAAGTCACTGTTGATCTGGAGCAGGTTCTGCTCCTGCAGGTACTGGGCAGCCCTGTCCTCGAGCAGACCCGATTCTCGGGTGCCCTCCTGCCTACCGATCCAGATAACCTCCGGATCAGCGTCGCCTCCGACCTGGTCGGCGGGGGTACCGTCCTCGTCGACCAGGAACAAGGCGTAAACGTCGCCACCTCGGCTGCCACGGCCACCGCTACCGCCGCCGCGGCCTCTGCCGGCATTCGAGGTTCCGCTCTGTTCCCGGGCGCCACCCGGCGTGACATTGTCCGTGGAGACGTTCGCCGCCCCGTTCAGGTGGGGGCGATATCGGGAGAGACGAAACAGGTCACGGATCTCCCTCAGCCGTTCCTTGATGCTCTTCTGGTGATTGGAGCTGCCTGAACCGGCCGATACCGCCTCCATCAACTCCCGGATCTCCACCGGCAGCCCGGCCCGGAAGTCGGCCATCCAGTCGGACCAAGGCAGCGGCTCGTTGTTGAGCAGCAGCTGGGTCCGGGCGGTATTGGAGGTGATCCGGCCGGTGTCACTGTGATGCGGCTCGACATAGATCACCACACGATTGGTGCCGAAGATGACGCCGAAGTGCTGCAGCCGGGCGGTACCCGCGCGCCCGGTGACCATCTCGTAGAGCTCGTCCCGGTAGAGGGCGGCAACGTGGCCGCTGGAGGCATTGCTTCCCGAGTTGGAGTTGAGCGCCTTCTCATCGCGCAGAATCCACCAGTGAGCGGTCGCGGTCGTCAGATCCACGGCGCCACTGGACTCGGCATGTCGGTTCAGATAATGCTCCTGACCGTGGATGACCCGCAGCACATTGCTCTTGGTGTCCTCGCGGGGGCGCTCCCACCCTTCGCGGGCCTTGACCGTGATGCCGGCCGGGAAGCGAAAGTACCGAGTATTGAGGTAGTAGGAGATCCATCGGGACGCGGACTTCACGTTCTCGGGCGCGGCCATCGTGTTCTCGTCGGCATGGTTACCCAACAGGGTGACCTGTGTGCCTCGGGTCTTGATCAGAGAGGGCTTGACCTGATCGCTGACCTTGCTCCAGTACCTGTTCTTACCGTTGACGACGGCCGAGGCGAGGCCATAGTTGTTCGTGTCCGGATCACGCCACAACCGGATCCGCTCGCCGACGCCGTTTTGCCAGGAAACGTAGATCAGACCCTCGTGATTGCGGGTCGCGGCGGCGATCTTCGCGCCGACGCCGAAGTTGCCGTCGTGGGCCTGCTGGTGTACGGAGGACGACAGAGCATTGATGTAGCGGGCCATCTCCTGCCCGGTCATCCCGATGCCGTTGTCGGTGATACACAGCTTATAGATGCCCTGGATGGAGTGAGTCAGCCAGTCGACGTCCCAAACGATCTCTCCGATGCCTTCCGGGGTGGCTTTCACGGCCTCGATGGAGTTTTGGGTCAATTCACGCAGGAACTGCAGCGGTGCGCAGTCCTGGCCGAGTCGATCGACCATGAATCCGGTGTTTTCGACGGTCATGTCGAGGGTCTTACCGACACCCCTGTCGGACACAGAAACCACTGTTTCCGTCCTTTCGACGGCGGACGGGAAGGGGAGGCGACCCGTCCATAAAGAATTTTCGACGAGGAAGGAACGTGTACGCTGCGACCCCGTCGTCCGCCTAATCCGGCGGAGCATCCCATGATAGCTTCGACGAATGCCCCCCTCAACACTTCGAAACCGATCGTGTACGGACGACCCACGGACGAGTGATGATTAACCCCAACGAGGGTCACTCGGACAGGTCTTTCATAAGGATCACGACCCGTTCCACGGATTCCGACATGACGCCACCGATGGTGACGGCGCACCGGCACCGCCGATGATCATCGAGCCGCCCTTTCAGAGGGTCGAAACCGTAGTCGATTCAGCAGCACCGGCTCGGCAATGGCCACGACGTGCGATTTTCCGCGGGCGCCGCACGGGTCCGACGGGATGCGGTCATGGGCGACCGACCAGGAGCGCTCGGGCGTCCCGCGCAGCGTCGGGTCACCCACCTTGGTCCCGGCCGCGGTGACCACTGCCACCGCAGTCACCGAGCGGGACCTCAACGCCGGCGGCCGCGCCGATCGGCGCGGCCGAGCCGCCCGATGACGGTCCCAGGATTACCCGGCCCCGTTTGCTGCCGGTTAGCGGCGGCGCGCCACCACCCTGATCACCGACCGGGAGCGAACCGATCGGCAGCCGTTCCGAACCGACGTCCAAGTCGGCCACCACGGCCAGGCGACTGATGTCACCCAGCTGGCGACGCGGCGATACAGCTTCCCGCGAATGTCGCCAACCCACAAAAAGCAGCCTGCGAACCGACACTCCATAGGACCTGAGACATTTCGTAACAGCACGATTATCCAACGCCATCACGCCTCGATTTCACACCATAATATAGATCGGAGAAATGCACTGATCATGTCCCCCACAAGGCGCCACCACGTCGCACGATCCAGTTGATCACGCGCTGATCAGGCTTAACTCGCGCCAGGCGGCAAGCTCTTGCACTCCGCGTAACACTGTGGCAATATAGCCAACTCTGAATGTCAATCGTGCAGGAGTCGGGCCGTCGCGTCGCATGTGAGCGCTAACACCGGATGTGGGTGCGGCGGTGAATAAGGCTGTCCAACAATTGCGATAATGTCCCCGCATCGGAGCGTCCCATGACATCCGCACCACTGCGTCGCCGCCATGTCCTGCAGCTGGCCGGTGCCGGCACGATCGCCTCGGCCACCGCGGGCCTGGCCGGGGCCGCGCCCGCGTCCGCCGCCGAGATTCCGCCGGTCCGGCCGGACCTCGGGGTGGGCGCGTACCCGTTCCCGCTCGGCCAGGTCCGGCTGACCGCCGGCCGGTTCCTGGACAACCAGAACCGGACGCTGAACTACCTGCGCGCGGTCAACACCGATCGGCTGCTCTACGTCTTCCGCGCCAACCACCGGCTCTCCACCGGCGGCGCGGCGGCGAACGGCGGCTGGGACGCGCCCACCTTCCCGTTCCGGTCGCACATGCAGGGTCACTTCCTCACGGCCTGGGCGCAGGCGTGGGCGGTGCTCGGCGACACCACCTGCCGGGACAAGGCGAACCATCTGGTCGCCGAGCTGGCGAAGTGTCAGGCGAACAACGCGGCGGCCGGGTTCACCGCCGGCTACCTGTCCGGGTTCCCGGAGTCGGACATCACGGCGGTCGAGAACCGTACGCTGACCAACGGCAACGTCCCGTACTACTGCATCCACAAGACGATGGCCGGCCTGCTGGACGTGTGGCGCTACATCGGCACCGACCAGGCCCGTACCGTGCTGCTCGCGCTCGCCGCCTGGGTCGACACCCGCACCGCGCGGCTGAGCGCCGGTCAGATGCAGGCCATGCTCGGCACCGAGTTCGGTGGGATGAACGCGGTGCTGGCCGACCTGTACCAGCAGACCGGCGACCAGCGCTGGCTCACGGTCGCGCAGCGCTTCGACCACCAGGCCGTGTTCAACCCGCTCGCGGCCGGGCAGGACCAGCTCAACGGGTTGCACGCGAACACGCAGGTGCCGAAGTGGATCGGCGCGGCGCGCGAGTTCAAGGCCACCGGGGCCACCCGGTACCGCGACATCGCCGCCAACGCCTGGAACATCACGGTCGGCGCGCACACGTACGTGATCGGTGGCAACAGCCAGGCCGAGCACTTCCGGCCGCCGAACGCGATCGCGGGTTACCTGACGAACGACACCTGCGAGCAGTGCAACACGTACAACATGCTGGATCTGACGCGTGAGCTGTGGCTGCTCGACCCGAACCGGGCCGCGTACTTCGACTACTACGAGTCCGCGCTGCTCAACCACCTGATCGGGGCGCAGAACCCGGCCAGCGCCAACGGGCACGTCACCTACTTCACGCCGTTGCGCCCCGGTGGGCGGCGCGGTGTCGGGCCGGCCTGGGGCGGCGGGACGTGGAGCACC
This genomic window from Catenuloplanes niger contains:
- a CDS encoding IS256 family transposase, which produces MSPRKKIEGDGRQLSPEQAAAAAMVAEAKARGLELTGPNGLLKLFTKNVLETALNEEMTEHLGHAKNQASPERESTNVRNGSRGKTVISDAAGEVRIDVPRDREGTFEPQIVKKRQRRLTEVDEIVLSLYAKGMTTGEISAHFAEIYGASVSKETISRITDKVVAEMTEWSTRPLDAVYVAVFIDAIVVKVRDGQVANRPVYAAIGVTVDGHKDVLGLWSGSGGEGAKFWMSVLVDLKNRGVRDVFFVVCDGLKGLPDTVEAVWPQAIVQTCIIHLIRNTFRLTSRADADAIKRDIKPIYTAVNADAALAALDDLEEKWGSKYRAMIRLWRNAWDEFIPFLDYDVEIRKVICSTNAIESLNARYRRAVRARGHFPSEQAALKCLYLVTRSLDPTGAGRARWTIRWKPVLNAFAITFGDRWPAAETY
- a CDS encoding SDR family oxidoreductase → MSRLAGKRALITGGTSGIGLETAKQFLAEGAQVIVTGVTPANIDKARVELGDQALVLHADAADMAAQRDLARTVRDRFGDLDIAFLNAGVSDWRPMEAHDEASFDRLFDVNVKSVFFLMQALIPVLNNPASVVLNSSASAHTAAAAANAYAATKGAVSALMRSWNADLLKSHGVRVNAISPGPIATPFYDNIPADHYRSVMESIRAGIPLGRLGEAEEVAKAVVYLASDESRFTVGADLLVDGGLCHEGCFRPDTPG
- a CDS encoding MmyB family transcriptional regulator, translated to MDARPEPVPAPGTAASSPRAELSEFLRSRRARLQPQDVGLPDFGRHRRVPGLRREELAQLAGVSVAYYTRLEQGDGRNVSAEVLDAIARALRLDDAEHAHLTHLAKPKDRRPAARRQQVRGTVRTLLDAMDGIPAMVTGRRSDILAWNRMAAALFGDRSHLPEQERNWARILFLQPDYRDLFIDWHKKAVDTVSQLRMDAGAHPNDPLLAALVGELSVKSEEFRQLWATHDVRGKCHGRQRLRHPLVGELDLHIDTFVTGDPDQTLLTYHAAPQSPSAAGLRLLASWGTDATQAGMESSRT
- a CDS encoding SRPBCC domain-containing protein yields the protein MYSTRISGHVDAAPAVVYRALTDADAIAAWRVPVGMRGQVHEFEAREGGRFRVSLTYEVPGGTGKSTARTDTYHGRFLRLVPDEQVVETMEFETSDPAMRGVMTMTTTLTATAGGTEVTILHEGIPDAVSPEDNETGTRMALDNLARYVTGPTT
- a CDS encoding ATP-binding protein; amino-acid sequence: MTVENTGFMVDRLGQDCAPLQFLRELTQNSIEAVKATPEGIGEIVWDVDWLTHSIQGIYKLCITDNGIGMTGQEMARYINALSSSVHQQAHDGNFGVGAKIAAATRNHEGLIYVSWQNGVGERIRLWRDPDTNNYGLASAVVNGKNRYWSKVSDQVKPSLIKTRGTQVTLLGNHADENTMAAPENVKSASRWISYYLNTRYFRFPAGITVKAREGWERPREDTKSNVLRVIHGQEHYLNRHAESSGAVDLTTATAHWWILRDEKALNSNSGSNASSGHVAALYRDELYEMVTGRAGTARLQHFGVIFGTNRVVIYVEPHHSDTGRITSNTARTQLLLNNEPLPWSDWMADFRAGLPVEIRELMEAVSAGSGSSNHQKSIKERLREIRDLFRLSRYRPHLNGAANVSTDNVTPGGAREQSGTSNAGRGRGGGSGGRGSRGGDVYALFLVDEDGTPADQVGGDADPEVIWIGRQEGTRESGLLEDRAAQYLQEQNLLQINSDFRGFTDMIERWCAEYADTPGARSQITEVVQEWFEQALVETILGVLSLCDSPEWTPDELARCWSPESLTAAVMQRYHVDLAIKRSLGSKLGSTRDKRQAAA
- a CDS encoding beta-L-arabinofuranosidase domain-containing protein, yielding MTSAPLRRRHVLQLAGAGTIASATAGLAGAAPASAAEIPPVRPDLGVGAYPFPLGQVRLTAGRFLDNQNRTLNYLRAVNTDRLLYVFRANHRLSTGGAAANGGWDAPTFPFRSHMQGHFLTAWAQAWAVLGDTTCRDKANHLVAELAKCQANNAAAGFTAGYLSGFPESDITAVENRTLTNGNVPYYCIHKTMAGLLDVWRYIGTDQARTVLLALAAWVDTRTARLSAGQMQAMLGTEFGGMNAVLADLYQQTGDQRWLTVAQRFDHQAVFNPLAAGQDQLNGLHANTQVPKWIGAAREFKATGATRYRDIAANAWNITVGAHTYVIGGNSQAEHFRPPNAIAGYLTNDTCEQCNTYNMLDLTRELWLLDPNRAAYFDYYESALLNHLIGAQNPASANGHVTYFTPLRPGGRRGVGPAWGGGTWSTDYDSFWCCQGTGLETNTKLMDSIYFYNGTTLTVNLFVPSVLTWTQRGITVTQTTTYPVSDTSTLTLSGTMSGSWSLRVRIPAWTSGATIAVNGTVQNVAVTPGSYATVTRTWAAGDTVTVRLPMRVIMKAANDNPAVQAVTYGPAVLCGNYGNTTLNALPALTVASITRTGTGGLAFTATANGQPVTLGPFHDAHGFNYTVYWNTAATTTYKLVNAVSGLVLGVRDMSTADGGLAVVWGDTGTADHRWERVADGTHVRFRNVNSGKVLGVENMSTADDAPVLQWSDTGTADHRWTLIDNGDGTVRIRNAHSGKLLGVLGGSSTWGTQAVQRPDNGSADNRWRLVAG